The sequence CCTAAAGCCTGCTTGAGCTTCGGTTATTTTATTATGATCATTGGCCCAGTCTGTTATCCTTTTACTGATAatagagatatatattttactaagtACAGGTAATGAAGTAATTCCACGGTAATTACTTGGATTATCTGTTAATCCATTCTTATAAATTGGCACTATTATTCCTTTTGTCCACATATCTGGGAATACACCACTACTATCAAATAGCTTtacagggttgcaaacgaatcattgCGCATTTTTaggtggattacaactaattttgagggtaaaatgatggaaatctatgatctcaggttagcacattttgcccgaatatctacatcatttttgcccgaatttgacaTTTTTCTCAAGCACTCTTACGCTTATGCACGCAATAAAGTGTGTTTcagttaacgacaccactagagcacattgatttattaattaatcatctgctactggatgcaaacatttcataattttgacatatagtcttggagatcaaaacccgctacatttttccattagtagcaattgatttttttttatatgccccatactacggtctttgatacaaccagtcgtggtgcactggttgaaacgagacaGTCTAATAGGCCAcaggcggggatcgatcccagaccaaccgcgcatcaagcgagcactttaccactgacctatttccGCCTCGTAATACAAGTAGCACTATTTGCTGATGGGGGAAACGATCTTGTTGCTAATGTGAACATATTATTGCTGCCAATAGAAAAAGAGTCCTTGCTGCTAACATtttctgaacgacaaaaccgttatccgccAGCAAGGCCGTATGTCTACACATTGCAGAcacgaatgggcatttggcagaATAGTGGTTCATTTCATGAacctctatctagtgcctcgtctataggaggatagCCACTCTAGAAGAGCTACTCTACTAGAATTAGTTTGTTCGCCAAAGATATTACAGACATAGATAAGATATGATCAGATAAGGCCATACAAAGTCAATTTCTGCCATAGGTGTGTAtggttttcatttcaacttattttcgttcttatatccaattaaggttcaagctagctgtcctgggcacacacctcagctatctgggctgtctgtccaggatagtaggttagctgttagtgagagagagaagagggtgtagtggtcctacacctacctattgagtcgttaaaactcgctctaggtgggggccggtacggggctgcgaacccagtgcctaccagccttatgttcgatggcttaaccacgacaccaccgaggccggtagtgcTATAGCGAAGAGCTAACGGGTTATATCCCTTTTGCTTTCAACTGTAGCCGCCGAATATCCTGCCAAGGTGAAAAAGTGGAAAGACAAGACCCCCTGCAAATACAGGTTGGTACACCACGGTAACTGGGTCTTTGCATACCCAGGGGAGACTTGGGGGGTGGCGGGTGGGGGATCTCGGAGCAGCTGGAGCCCCAGAGATGCAGTGTATATGACCCATGGACAGGCTCTGGCACTCATCAATCCAGCCCTAGTTATGGGCAATTAGCACGTTCATACAGGTAGCCAGTGTAGGAGAAGGAATACTCCTACATTAAAATCACCCGGAGAGGCAGCTATCGTAAGTCTTCGTTGACAATGAGGAGGAAAACTCAGAAATAACACCCGGGAGACTGACCCGTTCAGCAACCAACAAGCAAACCTCGAACTGTCGGTCAATTAAACAGATATTACCGAATACCGAACACTTTCAATCATATCGAtgtcgttcaaaattttattctgAATCTTTCTTCCCATCTGGCATTAATTTATGGAACAATTTatcaatgaatattaaaaattccACATTAATTAGTTCTttcaagaaaaaattaaaagcaaaacgATTTGGCAGTAACTGCACATTTTTATGAGGGCGAAAGAAAGCTACAACTAATGCACTGCAGACTTGAGTAGTTAGTGAaggagaagagtgtgtagtggccttacacctacccattgaacccttaagaactcgctctgagatggagccggtaccgggctgcgaaccctgtacctaccagcctgtagtccgatggcttaaccactgcaccaccgaggccgatcgtTAAAGACTCGAACATTTCCTATTATTTTGTTCTACTTATCCAGGTTAagtcatttaaatttaaatttaaaNNNNNNNNNNNNNNNNNNNNNNNNNNNNNNNNNNNNNNNNNNNNNNNNNNNNNNNNNNNNNNNNNNNNNNNNNNNNNNNNNNNNNNNNNNNNNNNNNNNNNNNNNNNNNNNNNNNNNNNNNNNNNNNNNNNNNNNNNNNNNNNNNNNNNNNNNNNNNNNNNNNNNNNNNNNNNNNNNNNNNNNNNNNNNNNNNNNNNNNNTGTTGGAACGCCGGACTGCTCGGTGGCGCTGGGttcccccctttgcgaatccttTTACCTCTAGGGCTAaagttacataattatattaagaaattaaaaataaatatatatatatatatatatatatatataatatatatgtatgtatagatattattattaaatgtataagtatagtatatattatttttgaactgcccgattgaaaatgtaattataattatgcacctactaattatattataaaacaatagaaTGTTATAGGTTTAATTATAACTATGGTGcttttatattaacataaatataaacatatgtaatgaTAGAccccaaattattttaaactttggcTTTGTTTTTAAGTGGTCTTAccacactattaaaaattgtcaCCTTCACCTCTCTcacacactccccccccccccccccccccgccccggagtcggtcactggcgtagtcagaggctgaatccggggtgggcgtgcctgaacccttgtggataggggcacgtaaaaagagtttcccagTTTCCCCAGCACGAgtcctacaatctacgcggtcgatcccgcttacgtgcacgaaacagtgggcagacctggcactggctagtgtgtattgatgtatgaatatctatatatcgtacgtatgtcgaggttgacgattacatacatagatattaacgcactggcgcaaggGGATAATTAAaccctttctggcctcacaaattgtcccatgccgttgctgggactcgaacctgtggcaccgaatcgcccgcaaattgcagattaaaatgtaggtaggtaggtagtaaatagagagagacagagagacagagacagacagacagacagagacagacagacagacatagtgagagagacagagacagatatagcTACTTGTATTGTGCATAACTAATAAAGCtatatttaatgaaaacaagACATGATTtgacacaaatatttattttgtttcatattcAGCTGTACATTTCCGTGTATTCAGTGGTGCAATCACTTTATCCTGGGCCCTGTCTCAGTTAATACTCTGCCACTCTTCCCCCACGCCCAACAATCAAAATAATTCTAACACGCCCCCGGCCTGCCCTTCAAGTTATTATTCTATAACATTTAACCTATCACGATAATGCTGTCTACAATTGTACCGCTTCTCATCAGAATCCAAGGGCGGGCCAAAAATAGTTTAGGGGCAAAACATATACCATCTTCACTACATGCACCACTGAATCTGGTAATCATTAATCATATATTCAACAACAGAACTATGTTATATATAGATAATTACACAAACCATTATTGTATGTACACGAAAAAAAACCAAGTCTAAACAGACATGTTACTTGGGCTGTTCATCCCGCAAAAATAAGATCGAAccacaaaatatacaaatgcaatatagAATAGCATAAACATACATGCAgacgtaaataaatatatatgcacataAACAAACATGCGCAGATACACCTGCTCaaatgaatacaaataaaaatatatatatacatgtacacaactGATACACCAATTACCAAAATCGTCCGACTCGTTTGTTTACCAGTTGTGATTAATATCAAATCGATATGTATTAACATTGGGAGTCACATTCGATATGAAAATAGGAATAGTTCTCGAGAATAAGCGTTTCACCTATGTTGTGGTATTTGGTTTccaaatgacacacacacacacacacactctctctctctctctctctctctctctctctctctctctctctctctctctctctctcctctctctccacctctctctcttttaGCTTTTGTCTTCCAGTTTCCagcatttgttttacattttaaaatttgcttttgAGAGTCCAGGATCTGTGTTTAATTCTGGGATTAGTTTCTACCGATTATCTTTTAATTTCTAGGATTTGTATGTTAGATTTAGCAAggtgtatttttatttctagGATCTGTATTTTACATTTCAACACTTGTCTTTTTGTTTCTACAACCTGTCTATTAAATTCTAGAATAttgttcagtttttatttttaccgAATAGACGACCAAGACATGTTGCTATTTTTCCTTTGGGTTTGCTATCTGGCTCAAGAGACTTCCACAGAATCGCGTTATTCTGTAGCTGGAACATCTTCATGTCGACTTTGGTCTTCCCCAAAGAAAAGGTCGCCTGGGTATACTGACACTTCTTAAAGACCTCAATATGCAAGATGTAGTTGTTGATCACGTATTCGCCTATGTGGTTGAACGTTACGGTTCCCTTCATCTTCACCTCCTGGGCGGGAGTCAGGTAAACATTGGTCCTCGAAAACAGAGTGGGTTTCTTGGCCAAGTAGATTCGCGCCATGATGTTCTTCTTGTCGTCTGCTACACGCTTCAGATGAAGGTTCTCAGAGTCCAGCAGGTAGATCTGCATCCATCTGCCCCGGACATTCACATCCAGCGATATCTGGATCATCTTCTTTGAGTCGGGAAAGCAGTTGAAGATATAGTGGTCAGTTTGGCTGTTGCTAGAAAGATATCCGTTCAACTTGTCCGAAATGTTTTTCATCCTTTGCGACTCTGTGATGTCTCCTGTCGACAGGGGTTGTGTCTTTCCTTTGAGGCGAAGGCTAGGTTTCTCAGAGACGAATTTCGAGCGGGTTGGTGAACTACGTTCAAGACTATAGCTTGAAGCTAAGTCGGTTTCCGAACCTTTGTGGTAAGGTTCACAGGATATAACGTTGCCAGACTGGATGTCATTGCAGTTTTCTGATATATAAGGAGACATGGCGACCCGTTCAGTGCTGATTAAAACCTGTGGCGTCGAGGATTAATCTGAagattctacaaacaaaaaagaaagaaaacaataaagaaaccACTATTTCAAAATGATGAGACACCAGGGCCAGTTTTACCAAATATTCGTAAGTCCATATAAATAGACTGATTTAGACGTGATGTAATTGTCttgtatttatttcactatTAGCAATGTCTTGGGCAGAAGGCGAGTAAAATTCATTGTAAAAATTGGGAGATACATGGGTGTTTAtgtatggtaaaaaaaaaagtgtcttaCGGGAAatagtgtgtttgtttgttttgtttttgttggtggcTGTATATGGTGCTCATAAATGGTGTCGCTGGTAGGGCAGGATATGCCCAACTTTCCCGAACACGTGCTATATTATTTCcgtttttacagtgattcatgagtgcgtGCCATCACAGCTTCTAAATATTCCATTTGGCTCAACCCTGTACAAATTTGGGTTCTAAGCTATAGATGCTtatctgggagtggcagtcctcgtaTAGGAGTTGCAGAAAGGATGGGatatcctgttacggatctccaaAGGGAGCGCCGGTCCACCAAAGGACGAGCATATCTTAACGGCCTACGCATTATTAATGtagatatattattttctatatgtATCTGCGTATTttaacccagtggtaaggcttttacttgatgcgtggtcggtgggcccattgtgtatcacgactggtatattaaaggtcgtggtatgtgctatcctgtctgtgggatgttgcacaTAAACGACTCTTACTTAAAATAATCCCAACTGGGGGCTTTTCCAATGCCTCGAGTATATGGTACATGAATTCAGTACCAGTATAtccattttaatactttttctaaattaattaaatcaatgtaaTTGGACATTATATGCATaatacatgcacatatataataatcaaccaTGGATCCAGGGTaactacacacacaaacaaacaaacacacacacacacacacacacacacacacacacacacatttaaaatggCCGGAACATCCACGTGGCAAGGTCGATGGTCTTGTTTCAAAATTTCTGACCTGCGATTCCAAACCGTAAGAGGTCGCATACAGGTCTTACAGTTGCGCATAATCGCAGGTCAAGTAATACAATTGGTCGTGCTACTGGTCATATCATCTGGCGATTGGTGGTGCCACCTGTCGTACGACCTCACGATCGATAGTGCGACCAGTCACGATCTGTCCCGACTGATTGCGATCGATCTTCTCCAATCGTTGGTGATCGCACGACCACGCGTACCACCAATCGTACGATGACCTACAAACAGTCTTAAGAGCAATCGCAGTATGCGATTCCAAATGGACATTATAGCAAACATTGCCGATTGGTCGTAGCTCGGCCAAATTGCCACCAATAGCACGATCCAGAAAACGTACGATTCAGTGTGACGGAGTCTTTAGCTGTCTTCATACGTGTATCAACAAACAACATTTAACCTATGAAAATTGATGGTGATTTGcaaagaaacatcttacaatgcagtaaactcgggaatgtccctttaatgaattttaacttttttcattATCGAGTTATATGCCAATTTATCGGTTACCTTTTGACGCTATGTTAAACAGCAATACGAattgtgggtgggtgtgggtaattttatGGCCATGCTTCTATcggagaactgttcaagcacgcctgtcgtgggcacaacctctaacTTAGCCAGAATGTTTTGTCTATGacaaggggggagggggattgTTGTTTGGTCGTAGATTTACCTTTACATGAAAACCTAGGTTTACGATATTTTGCAAAATTGATCCCTGGTCTTGACCACCATATACGGTTCTCAATCCGCGTGTAACAGGATTGTCATTGCGTAGCGTACCAGCACAAGCGCCAGAAACCTTCCTACAACTACGTTCAACAGCAGCAAGTCTGGGTACGCATACTATTTCAAGGAAGGACTTGTATTTGAAACAAACTATTGTACAAAGTATTCCGAAGACAAAAATCCTTAGATTCATAGATAAACTAAACACttgcatacatagatacataaataaataaatacttacaGTGATGACGTTGATGCCACCTGTTTTAAAAATACGTTGTGTCTGTCGCAGCTGGTCCTGAATGAGGCATGACAACTTGTTGTCGAGCCTTTTCTTGGCATTTCCTGCTGAAAACACGCCCATTTGACAAGTGCGTCATCgaaaaatttacattttgtttacgttaTTATGGTAGGGTCTTgtcaaaaatgaaaaattaattctGAATTTTAGAGAATAGAGACACTTTGACTATGTCAGGCTAATCTTTATATATAAAGACCGTCACTCTGACTTAAAAGAGTATCgttatgaacaaaataaactgtcttTGTTGGAATGATGTCTATCCAAAGTTCCTATATCAAAACACTCATTTAAATATAGAAAAAGTGTATTAccagaattaataaaaaatatccaATTACCTCTACTTTATGATATGGCCACGTTTTCGAAAGGAATTGTCTCCGCCACAAGCTGATGTGACGTCattgactgtgggatggtgcatgtaaaagatctcttgctactagtggaacaaatgtagcgggtttctttttcaagactatatgtcataattaccaaatgtttgacatccaatagccgatttttaataaatcaaagtgttctaatggtgtcgctaaacaaaacaaaacataactatGTTCACCATTTATTTTTTCCACAATCcacagtctttttttttttcttgttgaaatgtttttctttattttctccccaacattttgaaatttaatttttagatttatttacTCCGAGCTTGGAGTTCTAGGAGTTGGAGACTCAGAATAGTCTCTCTAATTTCCAGTATACCCGTAGATATtgcatgtaaataataaagatCAGAGTTTCGTAACGCTCATTTTGTATAACACTAGAAATCGTGTTTGCATAAGTTGTTAAACCTGTATGGGTAGCTGTATTGAATCGTACAACTTGTTACATATGGCTATCTAGCCTTTCGGGCAAACCCAAGATTTTTCAGCATCTCATTTGTGGTTTGAAAATAGATCCAGCGATTTATACCTTTCAGTATGTTGGACGATAGCTATCTTGGATTTGAAGGTTACGGTGACCTCAAATTGCAAAACTCTTAACCTCACCGAAATATCAGACATCTTCAGTTTAATGGATACAccttattctaaattttatttcatatatctttttcttcttcttttcgttcgtTGAAAATAGATCCAGCGATTTATAACTTTCAGTATGTTGGACGATAGCTATCTTGGATTTGAAGGTTACGGTGACCTCAAATTGCAAAACTCTTAACCTCACTGAAATATCAGACATCGTCAGTTTAATGGATACAccttattctaaattttatttcatatatctTCTTTTCGTTCGTTGAAAATAAATCCAGCGATTTATACCTTTCAGTATTTTGGACGATAGCTATCTTGGATTTGAAGGTTACGGTGACCTCAAATTGTAAAACTCTTAACATCACCGAAATATCAGACATCCTCAGTTTAATGGATACACAttattcaacattttatttgatatatctcttcttcttcttttctttcgtaGCGTTCGCTTGTTGACTACAGGTTGCGGCAAGCTGTGACTATCCTCTGTAAATCACTCTTGGGTACCGCACAGCTTCTTCCGGAGtgttgttgtaggtgtccagGTAGTCTCCCTCAGTTGCTGTAGATATTTGCAGTCTTGGATGATATGTTAGGTCGTCTGTTCTGTTTCTCCTAGAGCCAGCCAAGCCGTGGAGCGGGACAGGTTGTCTTTGAAGTCCTGTCTACTAAGTGTTATATATCAGGagtaatatattaattgcaTCTTATTTGtctgatgatttattaattaattcaagcTGACAGTGAGCAAGGTGTTGTAAGTTGTATAGTTAGTCTGtcgtgatttttgttttcacctGCAAAACTACCGGGGTGCGTGCGCCAGTGTTTAGATTGGCTATTGCCCGTTTTTCCACTTCGCACATTGTTAATATCACCCGTTCTAACCTTTTTAATCTATGTCCAAAATGGCCGAGTCCGTTGACAAAGCctttactaaattaaataaaaaaataaaataaaataaatgttttatttaacgatgcactcaacacattttatttacggttatatggcgtcagacatatggttaaggaccacacagattttgagagcaaacccgctgtcgccactacatgggctactctttccgattagtagcaagggaaattttatttgcgcttcccacaggcaggatagcacaaaccatggcctttgttgaaccagttatggatcactggtcggtgcaagtggtttacgcctatccattgagccttgcggagcactcactcagggtttggagtcggtatctggattaaaaatcccatgccgcgactgggatccaaacccagtacctaccagcctctagaccgatggcctaaccacgacggcaccgaggccggtaagcctttactaaattaaataaaagtctGGAGAAAATATCTGCTGAGAATACTAACCGCACCTTAAAAATGTCCTACAACAGATCTATCCTCTCGTTCATCTGGGACTAAATGAGTTCTACCCCGGATAAGACGGCCAGATGCGATCCCACTGCTTATTGTTTCCAATATCGGCAGCTCTCCATAGCAGCCTTGCAACAAAATTCACATTCCAACCACTCCAGGAATACGGTGTTTTACTATTCAAGGCTACCCAACAGCCAAAGCTTTAATACAGCCTTTAGTGACACCCCGTTTGCTGCTCTTGGCCATGTTTTTTCTATCCGCCACTGACGCGACTGCCCTGACGAGGTTGCTGTCATTCTCAAACATtgtgttaaagaaagaaatgttttatttaacgatgcgctcaacacattttatttatatggcgtcagacatatggttaaggaccacatagattttgagaggaaacccgctgtcgccactacatgggctactctttccgattagcagcaagggatcttttatttgcgcttcccacaggcaggatagcacaaaccatgacctttcttgaaccagttatggatcactggtcggtgtaagtggtttacacctacccattgagccttgtggagcactcactcagggtttggagtcagtatctgagttaaaaatcccatgtctcgactggtatccgaacccagtactttccagcctgtagtccgatgacttaaccacgacgtcaccgaggccagTCACCAGTCACAAGTCCTATAACATAACCACTACACTACATGTCACTATGCACGTCTATTTGATGTCAGGAGAGTATTCCtcaacaacaattaaaaaatcaaatacaatttctaaaaataaccaaaaagaagtttgggttttttcggggagggggggtaacattttctgttttagtgattttaatatataaattacataaaatattttcaattatttggATATCTCTATAAAATAGCTATAAACATGCGTAATCGTATGTATTCCAAACCATCAAAAGGTTTGGGTTAACCCCAGACGCCAATAAACAATGTTTgcttgaaacaaaaacaaagaaaaacagtttCAGTCAAAGACTTTTTCTAAAAACGCGTTCACGGATAAAGACGTTCGAATACTTACCGGATTTTGTGATGCATGGCATAGCCATAAGTCCCCTTTGTTACGTTTTCACCTGAAATATGGTAAAATAAacgattaaaaagaaaaaaaaatgtatgaatcCCAAAACTTTTATTAACGTTATAAACCTAAATAACAGATACACATTTTTCTAAAACTGAAATACAAAACGTATGCTAAAATTTTCAActtcaacattttattaaatggttcctaaaatgtatctaactaTCACAGGTGTGACAAATATCACTGACAAGGACTGCTCAGTGATAAAGTAGCACTGGGTTGAAAGTAGGTTGTTTTCAGTGTGTTGGTCGTATTTctgaaattatgatttttagggTACGGTCAGGAAAAATGATACCAATAAACCCTATGTATACCACTgcaaatttgttaaaaattaagcCATATTTTGATGAAGTTGTCATTAGAATAAACTTTtacagaaatataaaaaaaacccacaattgcTCCAAAAAAGAAGACCGCTTCACGGataaatatagattattatgataaattaattttatagggtttttttgttgtgtttttttttttttttgggggggggggtgttcgtttgtttttgttgagtgtttttgtttgtttgtttttgttcgttgttttcttttttgttttgttgtgggggggttttggggggttgcTATTACAAAACTAGAAAACCTTCCTGTTTTCTGTTATAACTATTTACGTCTGACTAAACTGTCCATCCTCCATGAATTTTTAGTTGCTACATTGTAATTCATAAAGGGTTCCATTGCATAAAGGGTTGAAAAAATCATGTATAGGCCCTATTAAAACTTTTACCCATTATACTCAAGCCACGTGAGTATAAAACAAATGCACATGTGACAATTATTTTTCATCGAATAaactctttaaaaacaaaacaaaacaaaaacaaatgtgttcacaataacagaaaataaaacatctaagttaaataaccaaaacaaataataagaaCTATAAACCCCAAGTTACGTAAACAGCTCCGAACGATCAACActacataacaaaattaatatcttcgaaaagacaaaaacaaatgctGTTGTGAGACCATGGAAACAGTATGGAGCTGTGGTAAACAAACCAGTATTGCACAAAACGAAAAATAGattgaaaacattttcacagaaggttaaccggcctcagtggcgcagtggttaagctatcggacttcttatgttgatattgtaaataaaaatattttttaaaactcgtcggactacaggctggtatgtacagggttcgcagccctgtaccggtgtaaaaggaacgcagatCCGTGGGAACCGAGGTCCgcaggaacagtagtcctatcggacctcgaTAACTTAGCAACCATAGTCCTATCCCGAAGTTTCATAACTGGCTGATTTTAAAGGGGGTTTTCCCTACGACTTGTATTCCTatcggacttaaattccttctacagcagtgacagaaataataGTCCGGCAAATTCGATGTCCGTttgttatactctgcaatttgcacgagctgtcAGAAAGACACGGAAAAACAgtgaggttttggcagccttcTCTCATAGggtgatggataagtgtacgattttcttaagattattgtgggttcaaatctctatgtcaaaacatttttaagtttgagtatcaacttaactatttttttacgtcatagacttgtggatcagacacgtgagtgaatttttgtaatcgtcttcCATTTTTGTTAGCACATTGAAGTAGGGCGAgtatcttgcttttttcaaaagtatttaatgcaactacagatataaagtaggctataaTATATGATTATGTTCATGCGTTCAACACgaagaaatatataattttaaaaatatggagcCTAAAATTATGTTGGTGTGTACAGAAATTGACTTTTGCTGTTcgccaaatgtttttttttgttacggggtttatatatatatttggcgAACAGCAAAAGTCAGTTTCTATACACACCaacatactttttaataatattatgttttataagtttatattttgactgtAAGTCACAATACGATTCATTGcgattttcttaatctttgtccgatcggacttccattcctcggaatcctagtctgtaggacttgtattcctaggaatttaagtctgtgggacggGTATTCCTGGGATTTAAGtgggactttcattcctggtactcctagtctacaggactttcaatcctagtattcctagtccaCTGGAATTTTATTTCCGATATTTTGCTTATGacaatgtaaaaataacaggaataataagcatgaaagAATGCTTTTATAGATGAACAATTacaaatagcatcaaaacacgtgaaattaattatcactgccTGCCTTATGGCAATTTTGACCATCAAAAGCATAAGAAATGACttggggaaagggtctctgtattattatacctTGCCGTTATGAACACCATAAGCGTAGGAGACAGGGTGGAGGTGCGGGTCGGGGAGTAAATCCCCcagtgttggggggggggggggtcaatggACACGT comes from Gigantopelta aegis isolate Gae_Host chromosome 13, Gae_host_genome, whole genome shotgun sequence and encodes:
- the LOC121387477 gene encoding uncharacterized protein LOC121387477 isoform X2 yields the protein MSPYISENCNDIQSGNVISCEPYHKGSETDLASSYSLERSSPTRSKFVSEKPSLRLKGKTQPLSTGDITESQRMKNISDKLNGYLSSNSQTDHYIFNCFPDSKKMIQISLDVNVRGRWMQIYLLDSENLHLKRVADDKKNIMARIYLAKKPTLFSRTNVYLTPAQEVKMKGTVTFNHIGEYVINNYILHIEVFKKCQYTQATFSLGKTKVDMKMFQLQNNAILWKSLEPDSKPKGKIATCLGRLFGKNKN